The following proteins are encoded in a genomic region of Alphaproteobacteria bacterium:
- a CDS encoding ATP-binding protein: MNLEWGGGTILIGVEKQEDDPFYSVKGIDDADKISSDIASQCASVFNKPIRPSIRTEDIDGKKVIIVDVTEAPQSDKPVFIRNKSLPRGAYRRIGSTDQKWLCAAYF; the protein is encoded by the coding sequence ATGAACCTGGAATGGGGGGGGGGCACGATATTAATTGGGGTAGAGAAGCAAGAGGATGACCCTTTTTACTCCGTGAAAGGAATTGATGATGCAGACAAGATATCTAGTGATATTGCCTCACAATGCGCCAGCGTTTTCAATAAACCCATCCGCCCTTCTATCCGAACGGAAGATATCGATGGTAAGAAAGTGATTATCGTTGATGTAACAGAGGCTCCACAATCAGATAAGCCGGTATTCATCAGGAACAAAAGTCTTCCTCGCGGTGCGTATCGGCGTATCGGTTCAACGGATCAAAAATGGCTTTGCGCCGCCTACTTTTGA
- a CDS encoding ABC transporter ATP-binding protein — protein MEMLAVKDLSIAFKTSSGIAKTVVGSASFTLKRGETLGIVGESGSGKSLTALSIMQLLPYPKAFHPQGSIVFNNQELLDAKPSLLRRIRSKNISMIFQEPMTALNPLHTIGQQIGEVLSTHEGLMGKALDSRIKDLLSMVGMQSFHNRLGDFPHQCSGGQRQRVVIAMAIACNPQLLIADEPTTALDVHLRNQILELLKKLQKELNMGMLFISHDLQIVKHVCDRVLVMQGGKIVEEGAVTHVLAHPDHPYTRSLLDSQLTMDAPVVDDTGQVGLSVKNLSVRFPGRSNFFGRTIDYHTILNSIHLSVDRGTSLGIVGESGSGKTTLALAVLRLISSTGEIELPPYALHLLNERKMRPLRQKIQFVFQDPFSSLNPRLSVGEIIAEGIQAHHKQIDLQQLNQTIINALNQVELDASFKERYPHELSGGQRQRIAIARALALKPEVVILDEPTSALDVSTQKRIIILLRKLQIEQSLTFIFISHDLRVIKALCHHVLVMKEGKTIEYGETKNILQQPQAQYTKELVAACFDNEP, from the coding sequence ATGGAAATGTTAGCCGTTAAAGACTTATCTATTGCTTTTAAGACCAGTAGCGGTATTGCCAAAACCGTAGTTGGCAGTGCTTCTTTTACTCTAAAACGCGGAGAAACCTTGGGAATTGTAGGCGAAAGCGGTTCAGGTAAATCATTGACTGCCCTCTCGATTATGCAACTACTTCCCTATCCGAAAGCCTTTCATCCACAAGGTTCTATCGTATTTAATAACCAGGAACTATTAGACGCCAAACCATCTCTGCTCAGGCGCATTCGCAGCAAAAATATCAGCATGATCTTCCAAGAGCCCATGACAGCTCTCAATCCGCTGCACACGATTGGTCAGCAAATAGGCGAAGTGCTCTCCACCCATGAAGGGCTAATGGGCAAAGCCCTGGATTCTCGAATTAAAGATTTGCTATCGATGGTTGGAATGCAATCCTTCCATAATCGCCTCGGAGATTTTCCTCACCAATGTTCAGGTGGCCAGCGGCAACGCGTGGTTATCGCCATGGCGATTGCCTGCAATCCCCAATTATTAATTGCTGATGAACCCACCACGGCACTGGATGTCCATCTACGCAATCAAATACTTGAACTTCTCAAAAAACTCCAAAAAGAATTAAACATGGGAATGTTATTTATTTCCCATGATTTACAAATAGTCAAACATGTCTGCGACCGGGTTTTGGTGATGCAGGGCGGAAAAATTGTTGAAGAAGGCGCTGTAACTCACGTATTAGCCCATCCTGACCATCCGTATACACGCTCATTACTTGATTCCCAACTAACCATGGATGCGCCTGTTGTTGACGATACGGGGCAGGTTGGCCTTAGCGTTAAAAATCTGAGCGTGCGATTTCCTGGCAGAAGCAATTTCTTTGGCCGGACCATCGACTACCATACGATTCTTAATTCTATTCACTTAAGCGTTGATCGTGGCACATCACTTGGTATTGTTGGCGAAAGCGGCTCCGGTAAAACGACTCTCGCTCTGGCGGTTCTTCGTTTAATTTCATCTACTGGAGAAATAGAACTTCCTCCCTATGCACTACATTTACTGAATGAAAGAAAAATGAGGCCACTGCGCCAAAAGATTCAATTTGTATTCCAGGATCCATTTAGCAGTCTTAATCCGCGATTATCCGTAGGTGAAATTATCGCCGAAGGCATTCAAGCTCACCACAAACAAATAGATCTACAGCAACTTAATCAAACGATTATCAACGCATTAAATCAAGTTGAATTAGATGCAAGTTTTAAAGAACGTTATCCTCATGAATTATCCGGTGGGCAACGTCAACGTATTGCCATCGCCAGAGCACTTGCATTAAAACCGGAAGTGGTCATCTTAGATGAACCAACTTCAGCACTCGATGTCTCAACGCAAAAAAGAATTATTATTCTTTTAAGAAAACTTCAAATTGAACAAAGCTTAACTTTTATTTTTATTAGTCATGATTTAAGAGTTATAAAAGCACTTTGCCATCATGTCCTTGTAATGAAGGAAGGAAAAACGATCGAATATGGCGAAACAAAAAACATACTGCAGCAACCCCAAGCCCAATATACAAAGGAGTTAGTGGCAGCCTGTTTTGACAATGAACCATGA
- a CDS encoding IS630 family transposase produces the protein MSLVSGWASTHCGFLFAKRGTHLKERNRSRFKVMLKLKNSLKKTAELSQRNPDIRFLYFDQGRFGFHQDQGKGWFKKGSTPTFNHKIGYENFYAYSALDPIKGEHYSLFLPYVNTEMMNIYLEHLSEELHDDMAVLILDQAGYHTAQHLEIPDNIVLMHPPPYSPELNPVERRWRYLKRHVFRNRLYLSIEAIMDSLQDEMREMSATKISGISAQHIWQTRNGKYYYLKR, from the coding sequence ATGAGTTTGGTATCAGGATGGGCATCAACACATTGTGGGTTTTTATTCGCAAAGAGGGGTACTCATTTAAAAGAGCGAAACCGAAGCAGGTTCAAGGTGATGCTGAAGCTCAAGAACAGTTTAAAAAAAACAGCAGAGCTAAGCCAAAGAAATCCTGATATCCGTTTCTTGTATTTTGATCAAGGCAGATTTGGGTTTCATCAGGATCAAGGAAAAGGGTGGTTTAAGAAGGGCTCAACGCCCACATTTAACCATAAGATTGGGTATGAAAATTTTTACGCGTATAGCGCTTTGGATCCTATTAAAGGCGAACACTACTCATTATTTCTGCCATATGTTAATACCGAGATGATGAACATCTATTTGGAGCATCTTTCAGAAGAGCTGCATGACGATATGGCTGTGCTTATCCTGGATCAAGCAGGATATCATACCGCCCAACACTTAGAAATACCAGACAATATCGTATTAATGCACCCTCCGCCTTATTCACCAGAGCTAAACCCTGTAGAGCGTAGGTGGAGATATTTAAAAAGACACGTGTTCAGAAATCGACTTTATCTTTCTATTGAAGCGATTATGGATTCGCTTCAAGACGAAATGCGAGAGATGTCAGCGACAAAGATCTCCGGTATTTCGGCACAGCATATTTGGCAAACTAGAAATGGGAAATATTATTATCTCAAACGGTAA
- a CDS encoding helix-turn-helix domain-containing protein: protein MGRKVKDIDADLLLKADEAFEGLGLSGRIAWRLQAIRSLRHHSLNVVSSVIGIDRSRIKAWVKRFSEEGLAGLEDRPRKPKNGLTRDAITQAEISIGHLRN from the coding sequence ATGGGACGTAAAGTAAAAGATATTGATGCTGACTTATTATTAAAGGCTGACGAAGCGTTCGAAGGTCTTGGTTTATCTGGCCGGATTGCATGGCGACTGCAGGCGATTAGGAGCTTGAGGCATCACTCATTAAATGTGGTTAGTTCGGTGATAGGAATTGATCGCAGTCGGATAAAAGCTTGGGTTAAGCGCTTTAGCGAAGAAGGTCTTGCTGGTTTAGAAGATAGGCCACGCAAGCCCAAAAATGGGTTGACACGGGACGCAATCACGCAGGCAGAGATATCAATTGGACACTTGAGAAATTAA